Proteins co-encoded in one Aspergillus flavus chromosome 2, complete sequence genomic window:
- a CDS encoding uncharacterized protein (of unknown function-domain containing protein), with product MLFCGGVQGPRRRNREKAILVTIFIIGALYFLFFAKTSEHRKFVSQNPVSYEGSQRSSHSGQASPSSVPKSQTLEKDLVVASMMKDDVSWLYDNFPEWHKSIYVVDDKQAKLTVDLNKGRESMVYLTYIIDNYENLPDAMLFIHPQRFQWHNDDPYYDGVPVLRNFQLPYLLKQGYVNLRCAWVLGCPGEIHPLTDTHRNDVHVGEYFKTGFMELFPGVEVPEEVGVSCCAQFGVTRSKVLERPKSDYVRFRKWLAETPLEDDLSGRIMEYSWHMIFGKGPVYCPTAEECYCKVFGLCDLSCPDEGHCAGRYVLPPYSSLPKGWPYKGWNGQDQDPTKGLPES from the exons ATGTTATTCTGCGGCGGAGTCCAAGGTCCACGCCGTCGCAATCGCGAAAAGGCCATTCTGGTGACGATTTTCATTATAGGCGCTTTGTACTTTTTGTTCTTCGCGAAGACGTCGGAACATCGCAAATTTGTATCCCAGAATCCAGTCTCCTATGAAGGTTCACAGCGAAGTTCGCATTCGGGGCAGGCTTCCCCGTCGTCAGTGCCAAAGTCGCAGACTCTTGAGAAGGACCTGGTTGTTGCCAGTATGATGAAGGACGACGTCTCCTGGCTATATGATAACTTTCCTGAATGGCATAAGAGTATCTACGTGGTGGATGATAAGCAGGCGAAGTTGACGGTGGACCTGAACAAGGGAAGGGAATCTATGGTGTACTTGAC GTATATCATTGATAACTACGAAAACCTCCCCGATGCGATGCTATTCATCCACCCACAGAGATTCCAATGGCACAATGACGACCCCTACTACGACGGTGTCCCCGTGCTCCGCAATTTCCAGCTCCCCTACCTCCTGAAGCAAGGATACGTCAATCTCCGCTGCGCCTGGGTTCTCGGATGTCCGGGGGAGATCCACCCGCTTACTGATACTCATCGTAACGACGTCCATGTAGGCGAGTACTTCAAGACTGGTTTCATGGAGCTCTTCCCTGGCGTCGAAGTGCCGGAGGAAGTTGGGGTTTCGTGCTGTGCGCAATTCGGTGTCACGCGATCGAAGGTCCTTGAGCGGCCAAAGAGCGACTATGTACGGTTCAGGAAGTGGTTGGCTGAGACACCGCTGGAAGATGACCTTAGTGGGCGCATCATGGAATATTCATGGCACATGATCTTCGGAAAGGGCCCCGTTTACTGTCCCACTGCCGAAGAGTGCTACTGTAAGGTGTTCGGGCTGTGCGATTTATCTTGTCCAGACGAGGGACACTGCGCCGGACGCTACGTGCTCCCTCCTTATTCTTCACTTCCAAAGGGTTGGCCGTATAAGGGCTGGAATGGCCAGGACCAGGACCCGACTAAGGGTCTGCCTGAATCTTGA